A part of Curtobacterium sp. MCLR17_036 genomic DNA contains:
- a CDS encoding carbohydrate ABC transporter permease, which produces MSLRTERHPDRGTVTSSLEAVRPSGRGRRDRDAERSRNADGSVRSPWSSIGARAVLIAMSLLFLVPIYWMVISALKGNTELGAFPPTWFPQWIDWSNFGKAVDAMPFFTFFRNTLVITAAVTLFSMVSNLVIAYGFACIDWRGRDKVFYVVLATLFIPFPVTLIPMFDLYARLGWINTFLPLIVPSLFGSAFYVFLLRQFLLQIPKDLLDAARMDGASEWRILWRIVFPQAKAALVTVGIFAAVGAWNDFLGPLIYLQDERVQTLSIGLQVFRLNNAADFQFNQLMAASILIILPLVVLFFFFQRSFLRGVQIGSFK; this is translated from the coding sequence ATGAGCCTGCGAACCGAACGCCACCCCGACCGGGGCACCGTCACCTCGTCGCTCGAGGCCGTCCGTCCGTCCGGGCGCGGCCGACGCGACCGCGACGCCGAGCGGTCGCGCAACGCGGACGGCTCCGTCCGCTCCCCCTGGTCGTCGATCGGTGCCCGCGCGGTGCTCATCGCGATGAGCCTGCTGTTCCTCGTGCCGATCTACTGGATGGTGATCTCGGCGCTGAAGGGGAACACCGAGCTCGGTGCCTTCCCGCCGACGTGGTTCCCGCAGTGGATCGACTGGTCCAACTTCGGCAAGGCCGTCGACGCGATGCCGTTCTTCACGTTCTTCCGGAACACGCTCGTCATCACCGCCGCCGTCACGCTGTTCTCGATGGTCTCGAACCTCGTCATCGCCTACGGCTTCGCCTGCATCGACTGGCGCGGCCGCGACAAGGTGTTCTACGTCGTCCTCGCGACGCTGTTCATCCCGTTCCCGGTCACGCTCATCCCGATGTTCGACCTGTACGCCCGGCTCGGGTGGATCAACACCTTCCTGCCGCTCATCGTGCCGAGCCTGTTCGGGTCCGCCTTCTACGTGTTCCTGCTGCGGCAGTTCCTGCTGCAGATCCCGAAGGACCTGCTCGACGCCGCGCGGATGGACGGCGCGTCGGAGTGGCGGATCCTGTGGCGCATCGTGTTCCCGCAGGCCAAGGCCGCGCTCGTCACGGTCGGCATCTTCGCCGCGGTCGGCGCGTGGAACGACTTCCTCGGGCCGCTCATCTACCTGCAGGACGAACGCGTGCAGACGCTGTCGATCGGGTTGCAGGTGTTCCGGCTGAACAACGCCGCGGACTTCCAGTTCAACCAGCTGATGGCGGCGTCGATCCTCATCATCCTGCCGCTCGTCGTCCTGTTCTTCTTCTTCCAGCGGAGCTTCCTCCGCGGCGTCCAGATCGGGAGCTTCAAATGA
- a CDS encoding sugar ABC transporter permease, which produces MTTTTRSGTAPPRPTTTGRTAATQRRRPRERHPWTPAEKRRLRIGIAFISPWIVGVLVFVAYPLLYSFGISLTRYSGMADATWVGFANYVAAFIDPLVHTAVGNTVFYAVIAVPVGIVVAIVIAIAMNQDVREISWYRTALYIPSLIPTFALAFIFVVLVNPQTGIVNQAMKLVGIPATNLLGDPTTAKLVIIALAQMGAGNAALIFLAGMRGIPKSLYEAARVDGAGPVRQFFALTLPLLSPAILFNLITGISNGLQVFTEAYIISSGTGGLGSPDNGTLFYMLYLYKNAFGYAQLGFASAMAVLLFLAGMVLSGLVYWLSKRFVNYDVTGE; this is translated from the coding sequence GTGACGACCACGACACGATCCGGGACCGCACCACCACGGCCGACCACGACCGGCCGCACCGCCGCCACGCAGCGGCGACGACCACGCGAGCGGCATCCGTGGACACCGGCCGAGAAGCGCCGGCTGCGGATCGGCATCGCGTTCATCTCGCCGTGGATCGTCGGCGTGCTCGTGTTCGTCGCCTACCCGCTGCTGTACTCGTTCGGCATCAGCCTGACCCGCTACTCGGGCATGGCGGACGCGACCTGGGTCGGCTTCGCCAACTACGTGGCGGCGTTCATCGACCCGCTCGTCCACACCGCGGTCGGCAACACGGTGTTCTACGCCGTCATCGCGGTCCCGGTGGGGATCGTCGTCGCCATCGTCATCGCGATCGCGATGAACCAGGACGTCCGCGAGATCAGCTGGTACCGCACCGCGCTGTACATCCCGTCGCTCATCCCGACCTTCGCGCTCGCGTTCATCTTCGTGGTGCTCGTCAACCCGCAGACCGGCATCGTGAACCAGGCGATGAAGCTCGTGGGGATCCCCGCGACGAACCTGCTCGGCGACCCGACGACGGCCAAGCTCGTCATCATCGCGCTCGCGCAGATGGGGGCGGGCAACGCGGCGCTCATCTTCCTCGCCGGCATGCGTGGGATCCCGAAGTCGCTGTACGAGGCGGCCCGCGTCGACGGCGCCGGTCCGGTCCGCCAGTTCTTCGCGCTGACGCTGCCGCTGCTGTCGCCGGCGATCCTGTTCAACCTCATCACCGGGATCAGCAACGGCCTGCAGGTGTTCACCGAGGCGTACATCATCTCGTCCGGCACGGGCGGCCTCGGCAGCCCGGACAACGGGACGTTGTTCTACATGCTCTACCTGTACAAGAACGCGTTCGGGTACGCGCAGCTCGGCTTCGCGAGCGCGATGGCCGTGCTGCTGTTCCTGGCCGGGATGGTCCTGTCCGGGCTCGTGTACTGGCTGTCCAAGCGCTTCGTCAACTACGACGTGACCGGGGAGTGA
- a CDS encoding ROK family transcriptional regulator, with protein MHVGEHNRALVVDLVRRRGPVTRADLARSTGLSAQTVTNIAAPLVRGGLLRESPDGGRGLEVVATARSAVGVHLDPAHLVVVRTDLTGRVLAEDHVDLDAVDDPGATLDTAAAAVGRVCADGAAVDGIGLAVPGPIDPDGVRTGSPAQLPAWQHLPVAAELAARTGVPVRLEKDSTASALGEVWAGPAPDDLVSVFLGHGIGAATVAHGEVVRGASGNAGEFGGMPVHAHGGWTEVWEACQPLQQVRRAIEVGLLPAAVPLDRAVDVRRAFARLCALPGAAPLVAEAGAALGSALALVVELLDVPRATIGGSAALAGGDVFLTAVRRRLAERLPSGPFPTVAFTDHGEAAVARGAACSVLRAGLAMPVLVASGTGGRPGGPVPARSIAHPW; from the coding sequence GTGCACGTCGGCGAGCACAACCGCGCGCTCGTCGTCGACCTCGTCCGGCGGCGGGGGCCGGTCACCCGGGCGGACCTCGCCCGGTCGACCGGCCTGAGCGCCCAGACCGTGACGAACATCGCGGCGCCGCTCGTGCGGGGCGGCCTCCTGCGGGAGTCCCCGGACGGCGGCCGCGGGCTGGAGGTCGTCGCCACCGCCCGCTCGGCGGTCGGCGTCCACCTCGATCCGGCGCACCTCGTCGTCGTCCGCACCGACCTGACGGGCCGGGTCCTCGCCGAGGACCACGTCGACCTCGACGCCGTCGACGACCCCGGCGCGACCCTGGACACCGCGGCCGCCGCGGTCGGACGCGTGTGCGCCGACGGCGCCGCGGTCGACGGCATCGGCCTCGCCGTGCCGGGCCCGATCGACCCGGACGGCGTCCGCACCGGGTCCCCGGCACAGCTGCCCGCCTGGCAGCACCTGCCCGTCGCCGCGGAGCTCGCCGCCCGCACCGGAGTGCCGGTCCGACTCGAGAAGGACAGCACCGCCAGCGCCCTCGGCGAGGTCTGGGCCGGTCCCGCGCCCGACGACCTGGTGTCCGTGTTCCTCGGCCACGGCATCGGCGCGGCGACGGTCGCCCACGGCGAGGTCGTCCGCGGAGCGAGCGGCAACGCCGGCGAGTTCGGCGGCATGCCCGTGCACGCCCACGGCGGCTGGACGGAGGTCTGGGAGGCATGCCAACCCCTGCAACAGGTCCGGCGTGCGATCGAAGTCGGGCTGCTGCCCGCCGCGGTGCCGCTCGACCGTGCCGTCGACGTGCGCCGCGCGTTCGCCCGGCTGTGCGCCCTGCCCGGCGCCGCGCCGCTCGTCGCCGAGGCCGGCGCTGCCCTCGGGTCCGCGCTCGCCCTGGTCGTCGAACTGCTCGACGTGCCGCGCGCCACGATCGGCGGCAGCGCGGCACTCGCCGGCGGCGACGTCTTCCTCACCGCCGTCCGACGTCGACTCGCCGAGCGCCTGCCGTCCGGCCCGTTCCCCACGGTCGCGTTCACGGACCACGGCGAGGCCGCCGTCGCGCGCGGCGCTGCCTGCTCCGTCCTGCGCGCCGGCCTGGCGATGCCGGTCCTGGTCGCGTCCGGCACCGGCGGTCGGCCGGGAGGCCCGGTGCCCGCCCGCAGCATCGCCCACCCCTGGTGA
- a CDS encoding histidine phosphatase family protein, translated as MVSSFLTHAEVVVDPAAPIESWGLSPEGRARAAGAAAVAWHPGVRRIVSSTERKAVETAAVLGRAVGVDPEQDARLGEIDRSATGYLPLDEFEGVVDAFFAAPRSSVRGWERAVDAQARIIDAVRHLAAGGDVTIVSHGAVGALLLADLHGVPVSRALDQPGMGSVFTFDPQRWCATSGWARVVPR; from the coding sequence ATGGTGTCGTCGTTCCTCACCCACGCCGAGGTCGTCGTGGACCCCGCTGCCCCAATCGAGTCGTGGGGCCTCTCGCCCGAGGGCAGGGCCCGGGCAGCCGGAGCGGCCGCGGTCGCGTGGCACCCCGGGGTGCGCCGGATCGTCTCGAGCACGGAGCGGAAGGCCGTAGAGACCGCGGCGGTCCTGGGTCGGGCGGTCGGGGTCGACCCCGAGCAGGACGCCCGGCTCGGCGAGATCGACCGCAGTGCGACGGGGTACCTGCCCCTCGACGAGTTCGAGGGCGTGGTGGACGCGTTCTTCGCCGCACCCCGGTCGTCGGTGCGCGGGTGGGAGCGAGCGGTCGACGCCCAGGCGCGGATCATCGACGCGGTCCGTCACCTGGCCGCGGGCGGGGACGTGACGATCGTGTCGCACGGGGCGGTCGGGGCACTGCTGCTCGCGGACCTGCACGGCGTGCCGGTCTCGCGTGCGCTGGACCAGCCGGGCATGGGGAGCGTCTTCACCTTCGACCCGCAGCGGTGGTGCGCCACGAGCGGCTGGGCGCGGGTCGTTCCGCGCTGA